The Paenibacillus pabuli DNA segment CTGTCTTCCATCCGATGCAGAAGCGAGCCCCCCTTTGTAGTCGCCTACGTCCCTGTAAATGAACTCTGTAAGTCTTCTGCCATTAACATCTGCAATCGCATACAATGAGCCAATGAAAGGCTGCTCCTGATCAATGGCCTGCCCCAGCGCAAAACGGTGCTCCCCTATATCTCGGATATCATTGTAAGCCGGTTGAATGACAAAAGCTCCTTGCTTGTTAATGACACCATAAATCGATTTGTAGTCCTCTGCTGTATTCACAATCGCGTGCCCACCGTTGAAAGGAAGTGCTGTCGTAAATTTAGGTTCAATTTGGATCTGACCTCGTTCATCTATATATCCGTATTTTCCGGGTGTCTCCTTCTGGAAAGCAAGTAAACCGTCTCCTAACGGTCCTACATACGCGTAAGGGTATGTAGCCAGTCGATTTCCATTACGGTCTATGAGTGCGAACTCATTGTCTCTGACCTGAACAACCGCTTTTCCGTTGCTGAAATCGTAGGCTGAACTGAATTGTGCACGGATCACCTCATGACCAGCAGCGTCCAGGTAGCCGTAACGACTGACATCTCCACCTGACTGACCTCCGGAAGTATCATAGAAAAGTGCTCGCCCATCCTTCATATTCGCGATAAAGGGATAAGCCCGTTTCGTGAGCACACGACCTTGTTCATCAATCATTTTAAAGCCTTGAGCGTCAATCACAATTGTCCGTTCTTCTTCGAATGAATTAATGGAATCGTATACAGGCTGAACGACATACTGGCCATTCAGATTAATCACGCCAGCCTTGCCGTCTTTCACAACTACAGCCAGGCCATTCGGCTGAAAATCACGAGCGTCATCAAGTACGGGCTCCAGCCGGATCCGACCCTGTGCATCCATATAGCCCCACCGGGTTCCCTGGATCGTTCTTACCGAAATCGGGAATAACCAGGTAGTTTCACGTACATGACTACCTCCCATACTTTGTTTGATCTGCTTCTCCAATTCAAGCAGCGCTTCCCGCGATGGGTAAGGCTCGTTGAAACTTAATGCTTTTTGAACTGAATTCAGGGCAGCCGGCAATAACCCGGCGCGATACTGGGCGTCAGCAAGATAGTACCAGTAAAAGGTGTAGTCCGGATAGTGCTGCGTTAATTGTTCATAGTACTGCACGACCTTGGGAAAGTAATACATATACACATCTGTGGCAGGAACCCATTTCCCATTTTGCCACCGGATAATGTCAACCCGATATGCCTCTCCTGTATCATGCGTCCAAAGGGCAATCTCCACTTTTCCATCTCTTCCATGCTGACCTGGCATATCAATAATCTCGGCATGACTGAAATATAGATCATCTGGCGCCACATCCGTTAATCCTGCTTCTGTCCATTCATATACAGCAAGTTTGGACCAGATGGAACCGAGCTGCCAGCCGACAATTAGATTGTTTCTTGCCGTGGATGTTACAGGCGCAGCTGTCAGCAAGGTTGCGTTGTACCCCAATCCTTTGGTGACTGACATCTTCGTCCACTGACCTTGCACAAATTTCAAAATCAACAGGGTTAATTCTCCATCCAGTTTATAAACCGCAGCGATCTCCGGCATCCCGTCTCCGGTGAGATCTGCCGCATAGATGGCTGGATGTTCGACAGGTTTAAGTATAGTGACAACACTAGCGCCGGCCGGAAGTTGTTGTTTTACGATTTGAGTTAACAGCGGCTCGCTCATCGACATGTCTGTTTCCTCCCTTATGACCGCATTCGCCTAATGGTATGCATCATAAACCGGGATATGACATCTAAACGAATATTACTCCTGAATAGTGGGCTGCACGTTGTTAACTTGGATGAATCGGATTTACCAACCCATTAACGCATTCCCCACAAAAAAAAGATCTGCAGAGGCTTTCGCATCTGCAAATCTTTGGGTTCGGTTCAGATCGTTTCCTGAACACTTAGTCGTACATATTGGGTTAAGCGGCAATAATGGTTCAGCAGAAGCTCCTCATTGCCATTACCAAGAGCCAGGTTGCGCCCTTCCGCAATGAATAGCTCCACAATTTCCTTGAGAAATATTAATTGGAACCGGTTGATCTGCTCAAGAAACTGTTCCAGCACGTTTACATCCTTCATGGTAAATTGGGATATTCCGCGCAGCAGTAATTCTTCTGCCCAGCTGCCAATCTGCTGCATGAACTGACTATAGTCTTCCAAGTCTTCCCGTCCTTCCATAGCCTATATCCAATTTCAGGCTGAGTACCCTCTGCCCCTTCAGAAAGCTGATCGGATAGAGATTACCCTGTTCCATCCGAACAAAAGCATAAAAATGTTCGAGGGAGGCGGCTCCATATCCGGACTCCAGACGCTGGATCATCATTTGCCAGTCCATGGAATAGGGAAGCGTCAGATGAAGCAGCTCCCCTTCCTCCATTTCAATGGTAAGGTTAAGATGTTGAGTTCGTTTATGAAAGCTGTGATCTACGATCCGGGCAACCCGAAGGATGACAAGACGTTCCTTCGGGTTGGTAAACAGTTCAAATGTCCGTGAATCCTCACGAAGTAGAGAAGGAACATCATTCATGTATTTGTTCAGATTAACATCTTCCACGTTTGATCGCGTCATGAGTTCCAGCTTCGCGCCTTCTCCTGAAGAGAGCCTGCGGTCGTTATTCACTTTTACCGTTTGAAACTGCAGCTCTTCCCCGGCGAATTGACGGAAGGTTACGTTGGTGAGCCATGGTGTAAACGCCCCATAATGCTCTGCGTATGAAAATGAATTGTCGTCATAGTAAACAGCTCGCACATCGCTGTACGTGTATATTTCTTCGTCTTCAAAACAGTAGAAATAATACGTAATGCCCCGGTAACCGGACCTGGTCTCCCATGCATCTGCCCCTAGACCGTACAGATGCAACTGTGGAACCGTATAATATCTACTGCGAAAACTGCCAATAAGCTGGCTCTGCATAAAGGCAGAAGTATTCTCCTGCTCAAGGACCTGCAGGGCGAGATACAGTTTGGAAACCCGATCAAGCATGGTTTGCATGGAAAAGCGGACATGTCGATCGAAAAATAGTTGCAATTCACCCTGAATTCCCCGTAAACTTCGCTCAATATCAGGCAGGTTACCGCTGTGTGCAGCTACAGCAAACGTCTCCAGCTGGGCCATAAAGGACTTCGGCAGCCTGGCCAGCCCGGTTTTTAACAGATCGGCAAGCATGTTCCGGCATTCACGGACCGTTTGCATTGAAAACTTGGTATCATATACTCTTCCGCTTAGTACGTTTGAATCGTCCACATGTTGTTGTCTGCGATATCGAAGTAAAGCTTCCAGCTTCGCCATATTTCCAGCCGTTTGTTTAACTTTACACAGCGCCTTCGCCAGACTGGGTTCCTCGGTGAATGAAACCTCGATGTCTTGTCTAACAAGTCGCACGGTTAGGAGCGAATCCTTCAGCACTTCAATCTGTTCGGGGTACCTTAGCCGGAAGCAAACCTCTTCGATCATTGAAGAACTATACGATTTGATTAACGTAGACAGGTCAAACTCTGTCATCCAGCGGAAACGGGATTCATGATCTGGAGTTAACTCATCTGCATCCATAGCAATCGAAATGGAATGTGAAGCATTGTCAGTCACTTCAGATAGTACCGTCTCTGTCTGAATAGCTTCACCCGTAGCATCTTCATCCGTCTGATGTTCACGCTGATAATACAGGATCGAGATCAGAACATGTTTGCAGATGTGATCTGACGGACAGGAGCAATTCCAGTGATCGAGCGTATTTTCGAGTGTACAGAGGGTTTCATCACTTAACTTACAGCTCACTGATGATTCATTCCACGTATATTGCACAGTCACACCGCTATCCATGTCTTTCAATGAGCGTTTGTATAATCCCTTATTCGCATGTCTTATCAGATAATCTTCCGTGCACAACTTCAAAAATGTCCTGAATTTCTGTTCAAATTCACTCACGTAATCAACGCCCCGAAGCTCTTAGGATATCGTAGAGCGTTTCACTGAAGACACGGCCCGGAATCTGCCCCAGAGCAACGCTCTTGTTGCTGCTGTAATAATAGTTTTTCTTGTTCTCCGGTCTGAAGAAATGAAGGGATTCCAGCGTGATATCGTCCATCCCCTCGTAATAGGTGATACTGGTACCGCTGAAATGCAATTCAGCTACGTATTCATCGTACTCCTTGTAAAATTCATGATACCAGCCGCCGTCCATTGCCGGCCCCTTGATCCATCCGTATTTCTCCAGTGCTTTGGGGAAAGCTGTTGGTGAAAATTCCGATTCGGGAAGACGTGCGTACTCCTCCAGCTTGATATCCTCTTCCTCAGGCAGATGAATTTCACGTTCCAGCTGCTCGAAAGGCTGATTCACTTCGTAATCTTCGAGCTGCGTTTTCCAGCCTTCCAAAATCGATGCTTCAAGTTCAAGAGGATGTACGAGTCCTACCTGCGCATTCAAAGGCAGTTCGTATTCATCCTCATCCACGGTATTAAACGTGCCATCTTCCATATAGCGGAAAGTGCTGATCAGCTGACCATCTTCATACGTACCCCAGATCAAACCTACAGCGAATTTTTGCATGATCACATTTTGAACAAAGAGTGCTTTCCACTCTTCTGCGGACCATAGACGCTGCTTGGATAGTGATTCTTCCAGTCGCTGTGCCTGAATGCCCACCATCGTTTTGAGATCTTTCTTCAGCTGGGTAAAACGCGCCTTGGATTGTGCCGCAAGCTCTGCATCGTCCTTCTGTGCAGGGGCAGGCAAGCTTTTCACCGTTTTACCCGTTTCTTCATTCAGAACGACAACCTGCAGATCCCCATTCACTTTAATCAGGAATGAACGCTCACCATAACTTAGCCGCAGTGTGCCGGACTCATCAAAACCGAGGGTGGTGACAAGTCGATCTTCCAATTGTTCCGGCGTAAGTCCCAAATTGTCGGCCGCAAGCTGCAGTGCTTCTTCCGCCGCGCCCTTCACCTGACGGTTCTTCACGCTGCGTTTAATCTTGTCTATGGCCATCAGAGCAGATGGCTCTTTCAGATATGCCAGTACCTTCACAGCATCTGCGGCGATGGCCCCTCGGCTGTTTTCGGTCCACTCCTTGATTTGAGGCGTCAACATGTTCACGATTTGGATACTTCCAAAGAGTGCAGAGATATACATCACCCACTTCTCCTTGGCAGGAGCACCGTCCTGAATCCATAACTGGAGCAGTTCAGTGGCGAATCGCGATAACGATTCCTCGTTGGCATACTCACGCAGTTCATTCAGCCTTTCATTCGGCGCAGATGTATGATCTACCGATTGCACCAGAATATATTGCTTGATTCGATCATCCAACGGTTGATTGTCTTCAGAACGAATGAGCGAAGGTAAATCCTTTAGGGATAACCAACTAAACCTAGCCAGCTTTTTGGCATCCGCCTGATCAGCGAGCGCAGCATGGGCGTACTCCGGACTTTGATCTGCGGTATCCAGCAGAATTTGGATCAAGTTCTTCCATTCTGCCGACTTCTCTCCTTTTAGTAGCTCACGGTATAGATCCTTATTTTGATCCAGACTGCGAATCGCACTAAGCGCCATTTCCTTCACGCTTGCTTTCTTCTCTGAACGATAGATCGTTGTGAACAGTTCTGGATCAGCCAAACGATTGAATTCGGATAATGCCATTCCGTTTGCTTTTTTGGATGAATCCTGCAACCCAGCGCGAATCGCCTCGGCCAGTTTCTCCGCCTTGAGTTCGCTTCGTTGCTCGAAGGTAATCTCCAGAATTAAAATACGTGTGTCCGTGGGAAGCTTTTTATACTGTCCCAGAGCATAATCCAGATTTTGCTTGATGATCCGGCGATACTCATCCTGTGGCATTGCTTTGTACCTGTAATCCGTCATCCCGTTAAGTGAGATCAGGCTGGTTAACAGTTTATCCTGCTGCACCTCCGGATCTTGTCCATAACGCTGCAGCAGCTTCTCA contains these protein-coding regions:
- a CDS encoding DUF4132 domain-containing protein codes for the protein MLTTDRAVEALVEKFAEMCSKDYSLKTDRSQEIIDYVLGNTDKFPEMLGNSSHYVYYTIDALMKLAKKDDGDIFFRAGAIVIHLESHYSRRNSWATDGFTICLGNDSEAYGLSGKSKNPDRIGGLLSRLEKIRQFAGEKEIVDELKSRLSRVQVFVDSKKGNGYGNHEREIIDALLLLKLYSQLDGVTSQAAQLQLLSNHLPELLQLVVADVAEQIRPTLHKLIEPLVVCSMQSRSNRSVHDLDPEFLQQKRNRLIEELYPGTTLNKKEQLSQNVFHQTMILISSSLLYLINIHGGKDRFLENKGETGHALLEAITTLHEIYPFEMRMYLMSMDSRAKNADGLLAGLLPLEEPYQLIELMNNELNMYTISWHTIQSAITSDPEQSIRAYHILKTPYLKLVIQKMLEDQGLEIPDADGTVEQAVSAVLREPLDGGRSGLAIARYLEGQTSFDDYWKDSNSRSLFNNLNRDKKRIQSLIAISFLPVDSEAMRRFVILATYPEWTLDIVSDMYRSYAFSGEKLLQRYGQDPEVQQDKLLTSLISLNGMTDYRYKAMPQDEYRRIIKQNLDYALGQYKKLPTDTRILILEITFEQRSELKAEKLAEAIRAGLQDSSKKANGMALSEFNRLADPELFTTIYRSEKKASVKEMALSAIRSLDQNKDLYRELLKGEKSAEWKNLIQILLDTADQSPEYAHAALADQADAKKLARFSWLSLKDLPSLIRSEDNQPLDDRIKQYILVQSVDHTSAPNERLNELREYANEESLSRFATELLQLWIQDGAPAKEKWVMYISALFGSIQIVNMLTPQIKEWTENSRGAIAADAVKVLAYLKEPSALMAIDKIKRSVKNRQVKGAAEEALQLAADNLGLTPEQLEDRLVTTLGFDESGTLRLSYGERSFLIKVNGDLQVVVLNEETGKTVKSLPAPAQKDDAELAAQSKARFTQLKKDLKTMVGIQAQRLEESLSKQRLWSAEEWKALFVQNVIMQKFAVGLIWGTYEDGQLISTFRYMEDGTFNTVDEDEYELPLNAQVGLVHPLELEASILEGWKTQLEDYEVNQPFEQLEREIHLPEEEDIKLEEYARLPESEFSPTAFPKALEKYGWIKGPAMDGGWYHEFYKEYDEYVAELHFSGTSITYYEGMDDITLESLHFFRPENKKNYYYSSNKSVALGQIPGRVFSETLYDILRASGR
- a CDS encoding WG repeat-containing protein, which codes for MSMSEPLLTQIVKQQLPAGASVVTILKPVEHPAIYAADLTGDGMPEIAAVYKLDGELTLLILKFVQGQWTKMSVTKGLGYNATLLTAAPVTSTARNNLIVGWQLGSIWSKLAVYEWTEAGLTDVAPDDLYFSHAEIIDMPGQHGRDGKVEIALWTHDTGEAYRVDIIRWQNGKWVPATDVYMYYFPKVVQYYEQLTQHYPDYTFYWYYLADAQYRAGLLPAALNSVQKALSFNEPYPSREALLELEKQIKQSMGGSHVRETTWLFPISVRTIQGTRWGYMDAQGRIRLEPVLDDARDFQPNGLAVVVKDGKAGVINLNGQYVVQPVYDSINSFEEERTIVIDAQGFKMIDEQGRVLTKRAYPFIANMKDGRALFYDTSGGQSGGDVSRYGYLDAAGHEVIRAQFSSAYDFSNGKAVVQVRDNEFALIDRNGNRLATYPYAYVGPLGDGLLAFQKETPGKYGYIDERGQIQIEPKFTTALPFNGGHAIVNTAEDYKSIYGVINKQGAFVIQPAYNDIRDIGEHRFALGQAIDQEQPFIGSLYAIADVNGRRLTEFIYRDVGDYKGGLASASDGRQTVLLDLSGRPAPGYPRVEGSGTLEVVASDLIKANVDQRLLYVNRAGQIIWRQNTIVPLQPPYRVREEKYKPNIDYLVYYPQVEGLTDQAAQLALNLKLRNLSQVKPIPPDQKLDYSYTGDFDITFYQQQLLQLQLTGYNYPFGAAHGMPTMIYAIINLSSGQLYELKDLFKPNSDYVKVLSQIVGDQIKNDPQYSYVFPDTYEGISPNQPFFVTADALHLYFNPYEIAPYAAGFPTFTIPFVQIRDIINTEGSFWKAFHM